In Aliarcobacter faecis, a genomic segment contains:
- a CDS encoding MacB family efflux pump subunit: MVETPLIELKNICKFYGGKDGTPIHKVLHGIDLSIYTGEFVAIVGTSGSGKSTLMNILGCLDKASSGEYLFAGKNISNFEADELAYLRREAFGFVFQGYHLIPTLDTNHNIQVPAIYKGTDFEDREKKTDELLNRLGLEQRKNHYPNQLSGGQQQRVSIARALVNGGYIILADEPTGALDSKSGIEVMELLKELAGAGHTIILITHDSQVASQAQRVVRISDGLIIDDSKNSSYEIVNSKNSFEKRDFIEHMKEGVKKDSSVIADINEAIISAWKTLWVNRFRTLLTLLGIIIGVCSVIVLMGVGKATSQKALKQMETFGDVNRISIFPDIDKVTGIVGTITLNDVKAIEKLDNVEFVSPARGTSVSIKFGNVNLGAFALMTNENGLKIFNWEIENGEFFTKEDENNLAKVVVIGKIIKEKLFANDSAIGKYILINNIPFRVVGELSEMAVYSGDAEDDDMVVLPFTLGNRQLANKIDPKSIQLYIKDYNLANETVEDMTRTLKDIKGTDNFRINNNPSKIQAQQEANKQQNLLITLIGSISLIVGGIGIMNIMLMAVKERTKEIGIRMATGARQSDIKRQFLTEAVLVSFIGGIAGVVVAIFIGAVLISFNIELIFSIKAILIAFFSALITGLFFGYIPASKASKLDPVVALNGE; the protein is encoded by the coding sequence TCTGGGAAATCTACTTTGATGAACATTTTAGGGTGTTTGGATAAAGCAAGTAGTGGAGAGTATTTATTTGCTGGAAAAAATATATCTAATTTTGAAGCTGATGAGTTGGCATATCTGAGAAGAGAAGCTTTTGGCTTTGTATTTCAAGGTTATCATCTAATACCTACACTAGATACAAATCATAATATTCAAGTTCCAGCAATATATAAAGGAACAGATTTTGAAGATAGAGAGAAAAAAACAGATGAACTTTTAAATAGGCTTGGTTTAGAGCAAAGAAAAAATCACTATCCAAACCAACTTTCAGGTGGTCAGCAACAAAGAGTTTCTATTGCAAGAGCTTTGGTAAATGGAGGATATATAATCTTAGCAGATGAACCAACAGGAGCTTTAGATAGCAAAAGTGGTATTGAAGTTATGGAACTTTTAAAAGAGTTAGCAGGTGCTGGACATACGATAATTTTAATTACGCATGATTCTCAAGTAGCTTCTCAAGCTCAAAGAGTAGTTCGTATTAGTGATGGGCTAATTATTGATGATAGTAAAAATAGCTCTTATGAGATAGTAAATTCTAAAAATTCTTTTGAAAAAAGGGATTTTATTGAGCATATGAAAGAGGGAGTAAAAAAAGATAGTTCAGTTATAGCAGATATTAATGAAGCGATTATTAGTGCTTGGAAGACACTTTGGGTAAATCGTTTTAGAACTTTACTCACACTTTTGGGAATTATTATTGGAGTTTGTTCTGTAATTGTACTTATGGGAGTTGGAAAGGCTACAAGTCAAAAAGCTTTAAAACAGATGGAAACTTTTGGTGATGTTAATCGAATATCTATTTTTCCAGATATAGATAAAGTTACTGGAATAGTAGGAACTATTACTCTAAATGATGTTAAAGCAATAGAAAAATTAGATAATGTTGAGTTTGTGAGTCCTGCACGAGGTACTTCAGTATCTATAAAATTTGGAAATGTAAATTTAGGTGCTTTTGCCTTAATGACAAATGAAAATGGTTTAAAAATCTTTAATTGGGAAATAGAAAATGGTGAATTTTTTACTAAAGAAGATGAAAATAATTTAGCAAAAGTTGTTGTTATAGGAAAAATTATAAAAGAAAAACTTTTTGCAAATGATTCTGCTATAGGTAAATATATTCTTATAAACAATATCCCTTTTAGAGTCGTTGGAGAATTGTCTGAGATGGCAGTTTATAGTGGAGATGCAGAAGATGATGATATGGTGGTTTTACCTTTTACTCTTGGAAATAGACAACTAGCAAATAAGATAGACCCTAAATCTATTCAGTTATATATTAAAGATTATAATCTTGCAAATGAAACGGTAGAAGATATGACAAGAACACTAAAAGATATAAAAGGTACAGATAATTTTCGTATAAATAATAATCCTTCAAAAATTCAAGCTCAACAAGAGGCAAATAAACAACAAAATCTTTTAATAACTTTAATAGGAAGTATCTCTTTAATAGTTGGTGGAATAGGAATTATGAATATTATGTTGATGGCTGTAAAAGAGAGAACAAAAGAGATAGGTATTCGTATGGCAACTGGTGCAAGGCAAAGTGATATAAAAAGACAGTTTTTAACAGAAGCTGTTTTGGTATCTTTTATTGGTGGGATTGCTGGTGTTGTTGTAGCAATTTTTATAGGAGCAGTTTTAATCTCTTTTAATATAGAACTTATTTTTTCAATAAAAGCTATATTAATAGCATTTTTTAGTGCTTTGATTACTGGATTATTTTTTGGATATATTCCTGCAAGTAAGGCTTCAAAATTAGACCCAGTTGTTGCACTAAATGGAGAGTAA
- a CDS encoding efflux transporter outer membrane subunit: MARYFYMIILSLFFIGCSSKNEIKDTKILDLPKEWNRDFENSKEEISQNWWQSFGSVELNSLITQAKEDSLDLQVSINRVKQAKASAKIAGADLYPQIGAGISASKKGEINHSGNTNSFNSGLNIAYEVDFWGKNRAFYESAAEDLKATMFQKDEVELTIVSNVAMVYLNILALNDKIDIAKLNLQTAQKLFELVKSKYTLGAATQLELTSQEIIFLQQKRVLVILEKELEEANKTLGILLAKTSNTQFEKISLDKIQIPTIALGLPSELLVRRPDIARMEALMKSANANIEVARANLLPSLNLETNLATGGKNFSNIFDKPIYTLVSALSIPIFYGGRLDANYDLTKSKYEEMLINYRQTIINAFWEVQIALNNIENINRQIELQNQELKQTQLALNLAVTQYEVGAETLLNLLDAQRNLYSAKDIAIELKLKRLFLSVELYKALGGGWKI; this comes from the coding sequence ATGGCTAGATATTTTTATATGATTATTTTATCTTTATTTTTTATTGGATGTAGTTCTAAAAATGAGATAAAAGATACAAAAATTTTGGATTTACCAAAAGAGTGGAATAGAGATTTTGAGAATAGTAAAGAGGAGATTAGCCAAAATTGGTGGCAAAGTTTTGGAAGTGTTGAACTAAATAGTTTAATAACTCAAGCAAAAGAAGATAGCTTAGATTTACAAGTATCAATAAATAGAGTAAAACAGGCAAAAGCAAGTGCAAAAATAGCTGGAGCAGATTTGTATCCTCAAATTGGTGCAGGAATTAGTGCTTCAAAAAAAGGGGAAATAAATCATAGTGGAAATACAAATAGTTTTAATTCAGGTTTAAATATAGCTTATGAAGTAGATTTTTGGGGTAAGAATAGAGCTTTTTATGAGAGTGCTGCTGAAGATTTGAAAGCTACAATGTTTCAAAAAGATGAAGTGGAACTAACTATTGTTTCAAATGTAGCTATGGTTTATTTAAATATCTTAGCCTTAAATGATAAGATTGATATAGCAAAGCTAAATTTACAAACCGCACAGAAGTTATTTGAGCTTGTAAAATCAAAATATACTCTAGGAGCAGCAACTCAACTAGAATTAACTTCTCAAGAGATAATATTTTTACAACAAAAAAGAGTTTTAGTGATTTTAGAAAAAGAGCTAGAAGAGGCAAATAAAACTTTAGGGATACTTTTAGCAAAAACTTCTAATACTCAATTTGAAAAAATATCTTTAGATAAGATACAAATACCTACAATAGCTTTAGGACTTCCTTCTGAACTTTTAGTTAGACGACCAGATATTGCTAGAATGGAAGCTTTAATGAAGAGTGCAAATGCAAATATTGAAGTAGCAAGAGCAAATTTATTACCTAGTTTAAATTTAGAAACTAATTTAGCAACGGGTGGAAAAAACTTTTCAAATATTTTTGATAAACCAATTTATACTTTAGTATCAGCTTTAAGTATCCCTATTTTTTATGGTGGAAGACTTGATGCAAATTATGATTTAACAAAATCTAAATATGAAGAGATGTTGATAAATTATAGGCAAACAATTATAAATGCTTTTTGGGAAGTACAAATAGCTTTAAATAATATAGAAAATATAAATAGGCAAATAGAGTTACAAAATCAAGAGTTAAAACAGACTCAATTAGCACTAAATCTTGCAGTTACACAATATGAAGTAGGAGCAGAAACTTTGTTAAATTTACTTGATGCTCAAAGAAATTTATATAGTGCAAAAGATATAGCTATTGAACTTAAATTAAAAAGACTATTTTTGAGTGTTGAACTTTATAAGGCTTTAGGTGGAGGTTGGAAAATATAA
- a CDS encoding cold-shock protein: MADQNIGTVKWFNSEKGFGFIQLENENKDFFIHHSEINHSGYGRASLDEGQKVSFEIGRNEKGPQAKNVRAI; this comes from the coding sequence ATGGCAGATCAAAATATTGGAACAGTAAAATGGTTCAACTCAGAAAAAGGTTTTGGATTTATCCAATTAGAAAATGAAAATAAAGATTTCTTTATTCACCATAGTGAAATAAATCATTCAGGATATGGAAGAGCTTCTTTAGATGAAGGACAAAAAGTATCTTTTGAAATAGGAAGAAATGAAAAAGGTCCTCAAGCAAAAAATGTTAGAGCAATATAA